A region of Nostoc sp. 'Peltigera membranacea cyanobiont' N6 DNA encodes the following proteins:
- a CDS encoding serine/threonine protein kinase → MPQKKTENMVGQKAELDDYIGQFLNNRYLIRDLIGKGGMGRVYLAEDSAKGAMPIAIKILSLSLANQQMSQRFAREIFIGAQLGRKSKHIVRILSYGVTEDKTPFFVMEYLQGKNLKQILKIKPLTISKFLEICNQICLGLQCAHQGISLKGEIYPIVHRDIKPENIFLSEDSKQGEIVKILDFGIAKFLTERSGMTLTDSFIGSLPYCSPEHMEGRKLLDVRSDIYSLGVLMFEMLTGKHPFQTKSNSFGTWYQAHRFQMPPTVEEVNPQVKIPQVLQKLLMSCLAKEVSDRPQNINQILEELEKVNNQIKDVIPNKSSEIIKLPLPVQLVPATLLSEQECLQKNWPKNKPIGAIGFPHLLQTPQRPIPTFWAMLPKQEITKFLDKVHGTEFISQINVYPMLLWITVLYDAQPSMTKWLPYFLDLKDNKGQNIARSLAEVGYYHLLFFPLEDPNRCSHVTTLSLTANQRQQLLDWLDMSQQSNELILSNQAKTLLKTEYEKLKLDILQKLAADQKAEKEGLKNWMAKFFEIFFKLLSHS, encoded by the coding sequence ATGCCACAAAAAAAAACTGAGAATATGGTAGGGCAAAAAGCAGAATTAGACGATTATATTGGGCAATTTTTAAATAATCGCTATTTAATCAGAGATTTGATCGGCAAAGGGGGGATGGGGAGAGTTTATTTAGCAGAAGATAGTGCTAAAGGTGCTATGCCGATCGCAATCAAAATTTTATCACTCAGTTTGGCAAATCAGCAAATGTCCCAACGCTTTGCCAGAGAAATTTTTATTGGCGCTCAATTGGGGCGTAAAAGTAAACATATTGTTCGCATTTTAAGTTATGGCGTTACTGAAGATAAAACCCCTTTTTTTGTAATGGAATACCTCCAAGGGAAAAATCTCAAACAAATTCTTAAAATTAAACCCTTAACAATATCCAAGTTTTTGGAGATTTGTAATCAAATTTGTTTAGGCTTACAATGCGCCCACCAAGGTATCAGCCTCAAAGGAGAGATTTATCCCATTGTTCACAGAGATATAAAACCCGAAAATATATTCCTTAGTGAAGATAGTAAACAAGGAGAAATTGTTAAGATACTAGATTTTGGCATTGCCAAATTTTTAACAGAACGAAGTGGGATGACTCTGACAGATTCTTTTATTGGCAGTTTACCTTACTGTTCTCCAGAACACATGGAAGGGCGTAAATTGCTAGATGTACGCTCTGATATTTATAGTTTGGGAGTACTAATGTTTGAAATGCTGACAGGAAAACATCCATTTCAGACAAAAAGTAACTCTTTTGGTACTTGGTATCAAGCGCATCGCTTTCAAATGCCACCTACAGTTGAAGAAGTGAACCCGCAAGTTAAAATACCGCAAGTATTACAAAAATTATTGATGAGTTGTTTAGCGAAAGAAGTAAGCGATCGCCCGCAAAATATTAACCAAATATTAGAAGAATTAGAAAAAGTTAATAATCAGATTAAGGATGTTATTCCTAACAAGAGTAGTGAAATTATTAAACTCCCACTTCCGGTTCAATTAGTCCCTGCAACTTTATTGTCAGAACAAGAGTGTTTGCAGAAAAACTGGCCTAAAAATAAGCCAATTGGTGCAATTGGTTTTCCCCATTTACTACAAACTCCTCAAAGACCTATACCAACTTTTTGGGCAATGTTGCCCAAACAAGAAATTACAAAATTTTTGGATAAAGTACATGGCACTGAATTTATTAGTCAAATTAACGTGTACCCGATGTTATTGTGGATAACAGTCCTATACGATGCCCAGCCTTCTATGACTAAGTGGCTACCTTATTTTCTAGATTTGAAAGATAATAAAGGACAGAACATAGCACGAAGTTTAGCAGAGGTAGGGTATTATCATCTACTATTTTTTCCCCTAGAAGATCCAAACCGTTGCTCTCATGTCACGACTTTAAGCCTCACAGCTAATCAGCGCCAGCAACTTCTAGATTGGCTAGATATGAGTCAACAGTCAAATGAGTTAATTTTGTCTAATCAAGCCAAAACTCTTCTAAAAACAGAGTACGAAAAATTGAAATTAGACATTTTACAAAAGTTAGCCGCAGATCAAAAAGCTGAGAAAGAAGGTTTAAAAAATTGGATGGCTAAATTTTTTGAGATTTTTTTTAAGCTTTTATCACATTCTTGA
- the cruF gene encoding gamma-carotene 1'-hydroxylase CruF yields the protein MRQLVIAERVCLIGHIVSKAFGLVGMLLVVPNAEIIFNLSQVGETAVQLSMAGGGVVDIILGTIAVSIYAYRTLGLGTWLAFMLPAMFISLGSELLGTSTGFPFGDYSYLSGLGYKIAGLVPFTIPLSWFYVGLSSYLIARTGLQVAQKPSWGRHIAAIAVGALLFTCWDFALEPAMSQTSLPFWYWEQPGAFFGTPYQNYAGWFGTSALFMSVAGLLWRNTSIKLERSQLNLPLVVYLTNFAFAAGLSLAAGFSIPVLLGLFLGVVPAVALWLRSSTKPTQVAVEPISKEVSVAKVEVALK from the coding sequence ATGAGACAACTTGTTATCGCTGAACGCGTATGCCTGATTGGTCATATCGTGTCAAAAGCCTTTGGACTGGTAGGGATGCTACTGGTCGTACCTAATGCCGAAATAATTTTCAACTTATCGCAGGTTGGAGAAACTGCCGTACAGTTAAGTATGGCTGGCGGTGGTGTAGTTGATATCATCTTAGGGACAATAGCTGTCTCTATTTATGCCTACCGGACGCTAGGATTGGGAACTTGGCTAGCATTTATGCTGCCGGCTATGTTTATCTCTTTGGGAAGTGAACTACTGGGAACCAGTACAGGTTTTCCATTTGGTGATTATAGCTACTTGAGTGGCTTGGGTTATAAGATTGCGGGGCTAGTTCCTTTCACAATTCCTTTGTCTTGGTTCTATGTTGGGCTGTCGTCTTATTTAATTGCGAGAACTGGTTTGCAAGTGGCTCAAAAACCCAGTTGGGGTCGCCATATTGCAGCTATAGCCGTTGGTGCTTTACTCTTCACTTGCTGGGATTTTGCCCTTGAGCCAGCTATGAGTCAAACTTCTCTGCCTTTTTGGTATTGGGAACAACCAGGGGCTTTCTTTGGGACACCTTACCAGAACTATGCAGGTTGGTTTGGCACTAGCGCCCTGTTTATGAGTGTGGCAGGCTTGTTGTGGAGAAATACATCGATTAAATTAGAGCGATCGCAACTTAATCTACCCTTGGTCGTTTATTTAACTAATTTTGCCTTCGCCGCCGGACTAAGTTTGGCAGCTGGGTTCTCTATTCCTGTATTACTCGGCTTATTTCTTGGTGTGGTTCCCGCCGTGGCGCTGTGGTTAAGGAGTTCAACCAAACCTACTCAAGTTGCTGTTGAACCAATAAGCAAAGAAGTATCAGTAGCAAAGGTTGAAGTTGCCTTGAAATAG
- the cruG gene encoding 2'-O-glycosyltransferase CruG, with product MIVESAISLLLLLIQVPATAILFSRLLKGPRRLPPIEPQQPTPELLGRVSVVVPTLNEALRISPLLAGLSQQSYEVREIIVVDSNSSDGTPDLVKAIQQKDPRFRVMIDDPLPSGWVGRPWALHNGFLYSSEGSQWFLGLDADIQPHPGLVAALVKTAEAQGYDLVSLSPQFILKYPGECWLQPALLMTLLYRFDPAGINAEQPERVMANGQCFLCRRSVLASVGGYSSASSSFCDDVTLARNIATLGYKVGFLDGAKVLKVRMYEGAMETWKEWGRSLDLKDATSRSQLWGDLWLLSSVQGLPLLIVLTFLLISSQFSYLLETRLIASLPTPPLLLLGLNLFLVVIRFAMLIAIAPSYDRKSAKGSWLFWLSPLADPLAVLRIFLSAFRKPREWRGRKYII from the coding sequence TTGATAGTAGAAAGTGCCATATCACTTTTATTGCTACTTATCCAAGTACCAGCAACGGCAATTCTGTTTTCGCGTCTGCTAAAGGGGCCAAGACGGCTGCCCCCAATAGAACCGCAACAGCCGACACCAGAGCTTTTAGGTAGGGTTAGCGTCGTTGTTCCCACATTGAACGAGGCGCTTCGTATTAGCCCTCTGTTGGCTGGTTTAAGTCAGCAAAGTTATGAAGTTCGGGAAATTATTGTTGTAGACAGCAATTCCAGTGATGGGACACCCGACTTAGTAAAAGCGATACAGCAAAAAGATCCGCGCTTTCGCGTAATGATAGACGATCCCTTACCCTCTGGTTGGGTGGGACGGCCTTGGGCGTTGCATAACGGTTTTCTATATAGTTCTGAAGGTAGTCAGTGGTTTCTGGGACTAGATGCTGATATTCAACCACATCCTGGTTTGGTTGCTGCTTTAGTAAAAACAGCCGAAGCACAAGGTTATGACTTGGTTTCCCTTTCACCTCAGTTTATCCTCAAATATCCAGGAGAGTGCTGGCTACAACCAGCTTTGTTGATGACTCTGCTTTACCGATTTGACCCTGCTGGGATCAATGCAGAGCAGCCTGAACGGGTGATGGCAAATGGACAGTGTTTTTTGTGTCGTCGCTCCGTTTTAGCCTCTGTGGGTGGCTATAGCAGTGCAAGTAGTTCTTTTTGTGATGATGTCACATTGGCACGAAATATTGCAACTCTTGGGTATAAGGTGGGATTTTTAGATGGGGCAAAGGTGCTGAAGGTACGGATGTATGAAGGGGCGATGGAGACGTGGAAGGAGTGGGGGCGCAGTCTCGACCTCAAAGATGCAACTTCTCGTTCGCAATTGTGGGGAGATTTATGGCTACTCTCATCTGTTCAAGGTCTACCCCTTTTAATTGTCCTCACTTTTTTATTGATTTCTTCCCAATTTTCATACTTGCTAGAGACGCGATTAATCGCGTCTCTACCTACTCCCCCACTTCTTCTGCTGGGACTGAATTTATTCTTGGTGGTGATTCGCTTTGCGATGCTAATTGCGATCGCACCCTCTTACGATCGCAAAAGCGCTAAAGGCAGTTGGTTATTCTGGCTTTCCCCTTTAGCCGATCCCTTAGCTGTGCTGCGAATTTTCTTATCTGCGTTCCGCAAGCCACGCGAGTGGCGAGGACGTAAATATATAATATAG
- the gltX gene encoding glutamate--tRNA ligase, with translation MTVRVRIAPSPTGNLHIGTARTAVFNWLFARHQGGKFILRIEDTDLERSRPEYTDNILEGLRWLGLNWDEGPFFQSQRLDIYKEAVQKLLDAGLAYRCYTTSEELEALREAQKARGEAPRYDNRHRNLTSEQRAAYEAEGRSFVIRFKIEDGREIVWNDLVRGKMSWRGSDLGGDMVIARASEEGSGQPLYNFVVVVDDIDMQITHVIRGEDHIANTAKQILLYEAMGAKIPEFSHTPLILNEEGRKLSKRDGVTSISEFQQMGFTAEGLVNYMTLLGWSPPDSTQEIFTLETAAKEFGFERVNKAGAKFDWDKLDWLNSQYIHHTPVDKLTDLLIPFWEAAGYKFDGGRERSWLEQLVTLISQSLTRLIDAVPQSQLFFSDTVEFSEEGSTQLKQEGSNAVLEAIVTALENQPQLSEAAAQDIIKQVVKEQKVKKGLVMRSLRAALTGDVHGPDLIQSWLLLNQIGLDKSRLSRAITEAN, from the coding sequence GTGACTGTTAGAGTCCGTATTGCGCCGAGTCCAACCGGAAATTTACATATTGGTACAGCTAGAACGGCTGTATTTAACTGGCTATTTGCCCGTCACCAGGGCGGGAAGTTTATTCTGCGAATAGAAGATACAGACCTAGAGCGATCGCGTCCCGAATACACCGACAATATTCTTGAAGGATTGCGCTGGCTAGGTTTGAACTGGGATGAAGGGCCATTTTTCCAATCCCAACGCTTGGATATTTATAAAGAAGCAGTGCAAAAACTGCTAGATGCAGGATTAGCCTATCGCTGCTACACCACTTCTGAAGAACTAGAGGCGCTAAGAGAAGCCCAAAAAGCTAGAGGCGAAGCTCCCCGCTATGATAACCGTCACCGCAACCTCACCTCAGAACAACGCGCCGCTTATGAAGCAGAAGGTCGTTCTTTTGTAATTCGTTTCAAAATCGAAGATGGGCGGGAAATTGTCTGGAATGACCTAGTAAGGGGAAAAATGTCTTGGCGAGGTAGCGATTTAGGTGGTGATATGGTTATCGCCCGCGCCTCAGAAGAGGGTAGCGGTCAACCACTGTATAACTTTGTCGTTGTAGTGGATGACATCGATATGCAAATCACTCATGTCATTCGCGGAGAAGATCACATCGCCAATACCGCCAAGCAAATTCTGCTGTATGAAGCAATGGGTGCAAAAATCCCAGAGTTTTCCCACACGCCGTTAATTTTAAATGAGGAAGGGCGTAAGCTTTCCAAGCGAGATGGTGTCACTTCCATTTCTGAATTTCAGCAAATGGGCTTTACTGCTGAAGGCTTGGTAAATTATATGACATTGCTGGGTTGGTCGCCACCAGACTCGACGCAAGAAATATTTACCTTAGAAACAGCAGCCAAGGAGTTTGGCTTTGAGCGTGTAAATAAAGCGGGTGCAAAATTTGACTGGGACAAGCTAGATTGGTTGAATAGTCAGTATATCCACCATACGCCAGTAGATAAACTCACAGATTTACTCATACCTTTTTGGGAAGCGGCTGGGTATAAATTTGATGGTGGAAGAGAACGCTCTTGGTTAGAGCAGCTAGTAACTTTAATTAGCCAAAGTTTGACTCGTTTAATAGATGCAGTACCTCAAAGCCAACTGTTTTTTAGCGACACGGTTGAATTTAGCGAAGAAGGTAGTACGCAACTGAAGCAAGAAGGTTCTAATGCTGTCCTTGAGGCGATTGTCACAGCTTTAGAAAATCAGCCGCAACTGTCAGAAGCCGCCGCGCAGGATATTATCAAACAAGTGGTGAAAGAGCAAAAAGTCAAAAAAGGCTTGGTAATGCGATCGCTCAGAGCGGCCTTAACTGGAGATGTTCATGGCCCCGACCTCATTCAATCTTGGTTACTACTAAATCAGATTGGTTTAGACAAGTCGCGCTTGAGTAGAGCAATAACAGAAGCTAATTAG
- the ftsH2 gene encoding ATP-dependent zinc metalloprotease FtsH2, producing MKFSWKVVVLWTLPALVIGFFFWQGAFAGAPTDMNKNTANTRMTYGRFLEYLDGDRVSSVDLYEGGRTAIIEARDPDIENRVQRWRVDLPINAPELISKLKEKDISFDAHPMRNDGAIWGLLGNLVFPILLITGLFFLFRRSSNLPGGPGQAMNFGKSKARFQMEAKTGVKFDDVAGIEEAKEELQEVVTFLKQPERFTAVGARIPKGVLLVGPPGTGKTLLAKAIAGEAGVPFFSISGSEFVEMFVGVGASRVRDLFKKAKDNAPCIIFIDEIDAVGRQRGAGIGGGNDEREQTLNQLLTEMDGFEGNTGIIIIAATNRPDVLDSALLRPGRFDRQVTVDAPDIKGRLEILQVHARNKKLDASVSLDAIARRTPGFTGADLANLLNEAAILTARRRKEAITLREVDDAVDRVVAGMEGTPLVDSKSKRLIAYHEIGHALVGTLLKDHDPVQKVTLIPRGQAQGLTWFTPNEEQGLISRSQLKARITGALGGRAAEEVIFGAAEVTTGAGGDLQQLSGMARQMVTRFGMSDLGPLSLESQQGEVFLGRDWTTRSEYSESIASRIDGQVRAIVEECYENAKKIVRDHRTVTDRLVDLLIEKETIDGEEFRQIVAEYAEVPEKQQYVPQL from the coding sequence ATGAAATTCTCTTGGAAAGTCGTAGTACTCTGGACATTGCCGGCTTTGGTAATTGGCTTTTTCTTCTGGCAGGGGGCTTTTGCAGGCGCTCCTACTGACATGAACAAGAATACAGCTAATACCCGCATGACTTATGGTCGCTTTCTAGAATACTTGGACGGCGATCGCGTCAGCAGCGTGGATCTCTACGAAGGCGGTAGAACAGCTATTATCGAAGCCCGCGATCCAGACATCGAAAATCGCGTCCAAAGGTGGCGGGTAGATTTGCCTATTAACGCTCCTGAGTTAATTAGCAAGCTCAAAGAAAAAGATATTAGTTTTGATGCTCACCCCATGCGGAATGATGGCGCAATCTGGGGATTGTTGGGTAATCTCGTGTTTCCAATTTTATTGATTACCGGACTGTTCTTTTTGTTCCGGCGTTCTAGCAACCTTCCCGGCGGGCCAGGTCAAGCGATGAACTTCGGCAAATCCAAAGCGCGTTTCCAAATGGAAGCGAAAACCGGGGTTAAATTTGACGATGTAGCTGGGATAGAAGAAGCTAAAGAAGAACTACAAGAAGTCGTCACTTTCCTTAAGCAGCCAGAAAGATTTACGGCTGTAGGCGCACGGATTCCCAAGGGAGTGCTGCTAGTTGGGCCTCCAGGAACTGGTAAAACTTTACTAGCAAAAGCGATCGCTGGCGAAGCAGGTGTACCATTCTTCAGTATTTCCGGTTCAGAATTTGTAGAAATGTTCGTTGGTGTGGGTGCATCTCGCGTCCGCGATTTGTTCAAGAAAGCCAAAGACAACGCCCCCTGCATCATCTTCATCGATGAAATTGACGCAGTAGGACGGCAACGGGGTGCTGGTATCGGCGGCGGTAATGACGAGAGAGAGCAAACCCTCAACCAGTTGCTCACCGAAATGGACGGGTTTGAAGGTAACACAGGCATCATTATTATTGCTGCTACCAACCGTCCCGACGTACTAGACTCAGCCTTGTTGCGTCCCGGTCGTTTTGACCGACAAGTAACAGTTGATGCACCCGATATCAAAGGACGTTTGGAAATCTTACAAGTCCATGCGCGGAACAAGAAACTAGACGCTAGCGTATCTCTTGATGCGATCGCTCGCCGCACTCCTGGATTCACTGGTGCTGATTTAGCTAACTTACTCAACGAAGCGGCAATTCTTACTGCTAGAAGACGCAAAGAAGCTATCACCCTCCGCGAAGTTGATGATGCAGTTGATCGGGTAGTTGCTGGGATGGAAGGCACTCCCTTGGTAGATAGCAAGAGCAAGCGCTTAATTGCATACCATGAAATCGGACACGCTTTAGTTGGCACTTTATTAAAAGACCATGACCCAGTGCAAAAAGTCACCTTAATCCCACGGGGACAAGCACAAGGTTTAACTTGGTTTACTCCCAACGAAGAACAGGGATTAATTTCTCGTTCTCAGTTGAAAGCTAGGATTACTGGTGCTTTGGGTGGTCGCGCCGCCGAAGAGGTAATTTTTGGGGCTGCTGAAGTCACAACTGGCGCTGGTGGAGACTTGCAGCAGTTATCAGGAATGGCACGGCAGATGGTGACTCGGTTCGGAATGTCCGACTTAGGGCCACTTTCATTGGAAAGCCAACAGGGTGAAGTATTCTTGGGTCGTGACTGGACAACTCGATCTGAGTATTCCGAATCCATTGCTTCCCGCATTGATGGACAAGTCAGAGCGATCGTGGAAGAATGCTACGAAAATGCGAAGAAAATTGTCCGAGATCATCGCACTGTTACCGATCGCTTAGTCGATTTGCTCATCGAAAAAGAAACCATTGACGGCGAAGAATTCCGTCAGATTGTGGCTGAGTATGCTGAAGTTCCTGAGAAGCAGCAGTACGTACCGCAACTGTAA
- a CDS encoding serine/threonine protein kinase, which produces MNKSPFISPNSTGLLANRYQLKQLIGSGGMGEVFLANDILLGGIPVAIKFLTQTVVDSKMQQDFAREALMSAALSQKSLHIVRAYDYGVNEKGKPYYVMEYLSGKSLKDLIPLPLSIFLTLSRQICLGLQCAHQGINVDGKICPLVHRDIKPANILVIPDPILGQLVKILDFGIARFLNYASTASTSRGFNGTLPYCSPEQLDGEKLDSRSDIYSLGAMMFEMLTGKKPWEPETDYFGAWYKAHHFEAPKTIADVKPTLKIPQKLNNLIMSCLAKKASDRPQNIAQILQVLNSLEQSDCPGLPTNLASNSILSRPLDSGLAITVEESCRQLLWPQNKPIQEIVFPQLIDTPQGSITALWLMLPKQEIKNYTVSNRYNQFIFMTSPHPMLLWVTVLYNRQLTPKWLPCYLDMQNPQNLRLVSLLAENEHYPLIFFPLEAPHSCTSVLSSPIELTQRQMLKTWVQQAHRLPPTSQPQLSKQLLKQQYKQMQSRILQHLESKPQVVLSRF; this is translated from the coding sequence GTGAATAAAAGCCCATTTATATCTCCAAATAGTACGGGCTTGCTTGCTAATCGTTATCAACTCAAGCAATTAATTGGTAGCGGTGGTATGGGTGAAGTTTTCTTAGCAAATGATATTTTGTTAGGAGGTATACCAGTTGCTATCAAGTTTTTGACTCAGACTGTTGTCGATAGCAAGATGCAACAAGATTTTGCTCGTGAAGCTTTAATGAGTGCGGCTTTGAGTCAAAAGAGCTTACATATAGTGCGGGCGTATGATTATGGTGTAAATGAAAAAGGAAAACCATATTATGTCATGGAATATCTAAGTGGTAAAAGTTTAAAAGATTTAATTCCGCTACCATTGTCGATATTTTTGACTCTCTCTCGCCAAATTTGTTTAGGCTTACAGTGCGCCCATCAAGGTATTAACGTTGATGGAAAAATTTGTCCGTTAGTTCATCGAGATATCAAGCCTGCCAATATATTAGTTATTCCCGATCCAATATTGGGTCAGTTAGTTAAAATCCTCGATTTTGGAATTGCTAGATTTTTAAATTATGCATCAACAGCCAGTACAAGTAGAGGATTTAATGGCACTTTGCCTTACTGTTCTCCAGAACAGCTAGATGGGGAAAAATTAGATAGTCGTTCTGATATTTACAGTCTGGGTGCAATGATGTTTGAAATGCTCACAGGGAAAAAACCCTGGGAACCCGAAACGGATTACTTTGGTGCTTGGTATAAAGCACATCACTTTGAAGCACCAAAAACGATCGCAGATGTTAAACCTACTCTGAAAATACCTCAGAAGCTAAATAATTTAATCATGTCTTGTCTTGCAAAAAAGGCAAGCGATCGCCCACAAAATATCGCTCAAATTTTGCAAGTATTAAATAGTTTAGAACAGTCAGATTGTCCTGGCTTACCTACAAATTTAGCTTCTAATTCTATCCTTAGCCGTCCCTTAGATTCGGGATTAGCAATCACAGTAGAAGAAAGCTGTCGGCAACTTTTGTGGCCTCAAAATAAACCAATTCAAGAAATTGTTTTTCCCCAGCTGATAGATACCCCACAAGGATCTATAACAGCACTATGGTTAATGTTACCTAAACAAGAAATCAAAAACTATACGGTTTCTAACCGTTATAACCAGTTTATCTTCATGACATCCCCTCACCCAATGCTGTTGTGGGTGACTGTACTCTACAATCGGCAATTGACTCCTAAGTGGCTACCGTGCTACTTAGATATGCAAAATCCTCAAAATCTTAGGCTGGTAAGTTTACTGGCTGAAAATGAACACTATCCTTTGATTTTCTTTCCTCTGGAAGCACCACATTCCTGCACCAGCGTTCTCAGCAGTCCTATTGAACTAACTCAGCGACAAATGTTGAAAACCTGGGTGCAACAGGCTCATCGTCTACCACCAACTTCTCAGCCCCAATTGAGCAAACAGCTATTAAAGCAGCAGTACAAACAAATGCAATCCCGGATATTGCAACATCTGGAATCCAAGCCCCAGGTTGTTTTATCAAGGTTTTAA
- a CDS encoding esterase-like activity of phytase family protein produces MKLIKKVFPIPLIILFLIVILGIIFLFNKLSLNSVEISSIEFIGEATLPKGLIFKKTELGGLSGISYDAKNNLYYAISDDRGQKAAARFYTLKIDLSKGYLQKGGVIPVNVTTLLNEKGQTFRPGETDTEGIALTNKSTVFISSEGDVAKLINPFIKEFSLSSGKEITTFTIPNKFLPDKSGKQGIRNNLAFESLTITPDKNHLFTATENALIQDGVAAKPNIGSPCRILQYNLLNNQPEKEFLYQTEAVSPFLNLTGKFASGLPDLLALDNQGHFLTLERSFTGLGFAISLFQVSLEGSDDIHNIDSLLAVDSKNIKPVYKKLLLDLRSLNVLLDNIEGLTLGPKLPDGQQSLILVSDNNFNSLQRTQILAFKMKIETPLSRLFRRLLLNLNR; encoded by the coding sequence ATGAAACTAATTAAAAAAGTCTTCCCTATTCCACTAATTATTTTATTCTTAATTGTAATTTTAGGCATCATTTTTTTATTTAATAAATTATCATTAAATTCTGTTGAAATTAGTAGCATAGAGTTTATCGGTGAAGCTACTTTGCCCAAAGGTTTAATTTTTAAAAAAACTGAATTAGGAGGCTTGTCTGGAATTAGCTATGATGCAAAAAACAACCTTTATTATGCTATTTCTGACGATCGGGGACAAAAAGCTGCTGCCCGTTTCTACACCCTAAAAATAGACTTAAGTAAGGGTTATCTGCAAAAAGGTGGAGTTATTCCTGTCAATGTTACCACATTATTAAATGAAAAGGGTCAAACATTTCGCCCTGGTGAAACTGATACAGAAGGTATTGCCTTAACTAATAAATCAACTGTGTTTATTTCTTCTGAGGGCGATGTGGCAAAACTAATTAATCCTTTTATTAAAGAGTTTTCACTATCTTCTGGCAAAGAAATTACGACATTTACCATCCCAAACAAATTTTTGCCAGATAAAAGTGGTAAACAAGGTATCCGCAACAATTTGGCTTTTGAAAGCCTTACTATCACACCCGATAAAAACCATCTATTTACAGCTACCGAAAATGCTTTAATTCAAGATGGTGTTGCCGCCAAACCTAACATCGGTAGTCCTTGCCGCATTTTGCAATATAACTTGCTTAATAACCAGCCAGAAAAAGAATTCCTTTACCAAACAGAAGCCGTTTCACCCTTTTTAAATCTGACTGGCAAATTCGCTAGTGGATTACCTGATTTACTTGCTCTCGATAATCAAGGACACTTCCTAACTTTAGAACGGTCTTTTACTGGTTTAGGATTTGCTATTTCCTTGTTTCAAGTTTCTTTAGAAGGATCTGATGATATTCACAATATTGATAGCCTTTTAGCAGTTGACTCGAAAAATATTAAACCAGTTTATAAAAAACTACTGTTAGATTTGAGAAGCCTAAATGTACTGCTAGACAACATTGAAGGCTTAACTCTTGGCCCCAAACTACCCGATGGTCAACAATCATTAATTCTTGTGAGCGATAACAATTTTAACTCACTGCAACGGACTCAAATACTAGCCTTTAAAATGAAAATTGAAACACCACTGAGTAGATTATTTCGGCGATTACTACTGAATCTCAACCGCTAA
- the rnhA gene encoding ribonuclease HI → MSTQPIIQSIYTDGACTGNPGPGGWGVVVYFSDGSIHEMGDASPHSTNNKMEMQAAIAALQFLQTSQQAEPITLHTDSEYLINCVTKWVKGWKKKGWKKSDGKPVQNQELLETLDELNTQQVKWQHVRGHSGNIGNERCDAIARTYASGKIPSLQQLTPANFYQSLPSRNELNVAKVADYEKNSRIINQSPQEISTSAPEITIMEPSTGPTAATTDEKPPEIRVSQLRSLVETLRIADEISEKGYLITSSELADLMDVHASAVTSRGDQWRWRNWIVSRVRREGNQILWELERGDRVGGEEE, encoded by the coding sequence ATGTCCACTCAACCTATAATCCAAAGCATATATACCGATGGCGCTTGTACCGGGAACCCTGGCCCTGGCGGTTGGGGAGTTGTCGTCTACTTCAGCGATGGCTCAATCCACGAAATGGGCGATGCATCCCCTCATAGCACCAATAATAAAATGGAAATGCAAGCTGCGATCGCAGCCCTCCAATTCCTGCAAACATCTCAACAAGCTGAACCAATTACGCTCCATACCGATAGTGAATACCTGATTAACTGCGTTACTAAGTGGGTGAAAGGCTGGAAAAAGAAAGGCTGGAAAAAGTCAGATGGTAAACCCGTCCAAAACCAAGAGCTTTTGGAAACTCTTGATGAACTCAATACTCAACAGGTAAAATGGCAACACGTCCGGGGACATTCTGGTAACATAGGTAACGAACGTTGTGATGCGATCGCTCGCACATACGCCAGTGGCAAAATCCCTTCCCTACAACAACTAACTCCTGCAAATTTTTATCAATCTTTACCTTCCAGAAATGAACTAAATGTAGCAAAAGTAGCTGATTATGAAAAAAACTCTCGAATAATTAACCAAAGTCCGCAAGAAATCAGTACTTCTGCACCAGAAATAACCATTATGGAACCATCAACCGGGCCAACTGCGGCCACAACCGATGAAAAACCGCCAGAAATTAGGGTTTCGCAACTCCGCAGCTTGGTCGAAACTCTGCGTATCGCTGACGAAATTTCAGAAAAAGGCTACTTAATCACCAGTTCTGAGTTAGCAGACTTGATGGATGTCCACGCCAGCGCTGTTACCAGTCGGGGAGATCAATGGCGCTGGCGAAACTGGATAGTGTCACGGGTACGCCGTGAAGGAAATCAAATTCTTTGGGAACTGGAACGCGGGGATCGAGTAGGGGGTGAAGAGGAGTAG